A single Paenibacillus kribbensis DNA region contains:
- a CDS encoding carbohydrate-binding protein, translating to MVNSVVESTYSENNNIQFVNFNTISDASIQWNSINCAFAGSKNVKFRYALDKGTRYLDVYVNGAKVMSDAPFEATGSWGTWGETTVQLPFKSEVNTLKVVTTGTEGPNIDKITVSPQ from the coding sequence TTGGTTAACTCCGTAGTAGAGAGCACTTACTCGGAAAATAACAATATTCAATTTGTTAATTTTAACACCATATCCGATGCATCCATTCAGTGGAACAGCATTAACTGTGCTTTTGCAGGCTCCAAAAATGTGAAATTCAGATATGCGCTGGATAAAGGTACACGATACCTGGATGTGTATGTGAATGGAGCAAAAGTAATGAGCGACGCGCCTTTCGAAGCCACTGGTAGTTGGGGAACCTGGGGTGAAACTACAGTCCAGCTACCATTCAAGAGTGAAGTAAATACCTTAAAAGTAGTAACTACGGGTACAGAAGGCCCCAATATTGATAAAATCACTGTATCACCCCAATAA